A single genomic interval of Myxococcus xanthus harbors:
- a CDS encoding gamma-glutamylcyclotransferase family protein — protein MLYFAYGSNLDRAQMRARCPGATVEARATLSGHTLVFGGFSHRWGGAVANLQRVRGAHVEGL, from the coding sequence ATGCTCTACTTCGCCTACGGCTCCAACCTCGACAGGGCCCAGATGCGCGCGCGCTGCCCTGGCGCCACCGTCGAGGCCCGAGCCACCCTTTCCGGCCACACCCTGGTGTTTGGCGGATTCAGCCACCGCTGGGGCGGCGCCGTCGCCAACCTCCAGCGCGTGCGCGGCGCCCACGTCGAGGGGCTG